TGGCATCGCTCGCACCGATTCTGTGCCAAATGCGGCACCCGCAGCGAGATGATTCTGGCCGGGTGGCAACGCCAGTGTCCGAAATGCAACGCGCAGCATTTTCCGCGCACCGACCCGGTGGTGATCATGCTGATCACGCGGGGGAACCGGGTGTTGATGGGGCGCAGCCCAGGTTGGCCCGAGGGGATGTTTTCGCTCTTGGCGGGGTTTGTAGAGCCGGGCGAGACCATCGAGGGGGCGGTACGGCGCGAGGTGATGGAAGAGTCGGGAATCCGGGTCGGGCCGGTCAGCTTTCTGTCGGATCAGCCCTGGCCCTATCCCAGTTCGCTGATGATCGGCTGCCGGGGCGAGGCATTGAACGAAGATATCGTGATCGACCCCACTGAGATTGAAGACGCAGCGTGGTTCACGCGCGAGGAAATCACCGATGCATTTGCCGGAAATAACCCCAGGCTGAAGCCTGCGAGAAAGGGAGCAATTGCGCATTTTCTCTTGTGGAACTGGCTTGCAGATCGTCTAGACTAGGGCGAGGCCCGAAGTGGCAGTGTGAAACCAAAGAAAACTGACGAGCAGGAAGCGCATGCAATTCACGACACGCGAAGATATCGAGGCGCCGATCGAGTATGTTTTCGGCGTTGTTTCGGATTTTGAAGGCTTTCAACGCCAGGCGATGCGGCGCGGCGCCGAAGTGGCACGCTGTGACGATCTGAGCGCGCCCGGTGCGGGCATGCGTTGGGACGCGGCGTTTCCGTTTCGCGGCAAGCGTCGGGAAATCAAGATCGAAATGGTGGACTATATCCCGCCCAATCAGATGGTGTTTGCGAGCCAGATGACGGGGATGTCGGGGGTATTGTCGATGGACCTTCTGGCGCTGTCGCGGGGGCGCACGCGGTTGGACATGACGATCGAGATGAAGCCGCAAAGCCTGTCGGCGAAGCTTTTGGTCCAGTCAATGAAGCTTGCGCGGAGCAGTCTGAACAAGCGTTTCAAGGTGCGGGTGGCGGAATTTGCCAAGACCACCGAGGACCGGTTTCAGCGAACAGTTTGAACATGGCGGATGACATTCGGCTTGCCGACTAAAGCTGTCGCTTTGGCGCGCTGAGTTCTGTGTGAACACCCTGTGGAGGCGACAAGCGATTGCAACACATCGCTTTCGCGGCGCGAAGATATATGCGCGCCGCGAAAGCGTATTTTCCACGATACAGCGCGCTAGAAATCGAGGTTCTCGACGCTGAGCGCGTTTTGTTGGATGAATTCGCGGCGTGGTTCGACCACATCGCCCATCAGCTTGGTGAAGAGATCGTCGGCTTCTGCGGTGTCGTCGATCTTGACCTGCAGGAAGGTGCGCGCATCGGGGTCGAGCGTGGTTTCCCAGAGCTGATCCGGGTTCATTTCGCCCAAGCCCTTGTAGCGTTGCAGGGTCAGGCCCTTTTCGCCCTCTTGCAGGATTGCGTTGAGAAGATCGAGGGGACCCTGAATCAGCTGTTCACGCTCCTTGCGCGTGAGGCGGGCGGTGGTGGTGTAGACCTCTTGCAGCGACTTGGTAAAGCTGCCAGTCTTGCGGGCTTCGCCAGAGCGTAGCATCGGGCCGTCGAGCGTGCGCACCTCTTCGACGCCGCGCAGGATGCGGGCGAGGCGGATGCCGTGATCCTGGGTGATGCGACCCTGCCAACCCTTTTCATACTCCAGCGCAATGAGGTTGAGACGTTCCGCAACCTTGTCGGCCACGCCTTGCAGGTCGGTGTCAATTGCGCCGGGCACGAAGGCACCGGCAATCGCTGCCTGTTCGAGAATATGGTGCGGATAGTGGGTGGGAAAGGCTTCGAGGACGCGGCGGAGTTGGCGGGCTTCGTCAACCACGCGGGCGAGATCCTGCCCGGCCATTTCGGAGCCGTTGCCGAGCTTGAGAACGGCGCCGTCGATGCCTTGCTGAATGAGGTAATTGTCCATCTCGGCTTGGTCTTTGAGGTAAACCTCGGACTTGCCGCGCGACACTTTGTAGAGCGGCGGTTGAGCGATGTAGAGATAGCCGCCTTCGATCAGTTCGGGCATCTGGCGATAGAAGAATGTGAGCAGAAGGGTGCGGATATGGGCGCCGTCGACGTCGGCGTCGGTCATGATGACGATCTTGTGGTAGCGCAGCTTGGAGATGTCGAATTCATCGCGCCCGATGCCTGTGCCAAGCGCCATGACCATGTTGCCGATTTCCTGGCTGCCCAGCATCCGGTCAAAACGCGCGCGCTCGACGTTGAGGATCTTACCCTTGAGCGGCAGAATCGCTTGGGTCTTGCGGTCACGTCCTGTTTGGGCCGAGCCTCCGGCGCTATCACCCTCGACGAGGTAGAGTTCGGTATTGGCGGGATCCTTGTCGGAACAATCCTTGAGCTTGGAGCTGAGGAAGTTCATGTCCATCGGGTTTTTGCGACGGGTGAGGTCGCGGGCCTTGCGGGCCGCTTCGCGCGCGAGGGCCGCTTCGACGATCTTGCCGACGATGATCTTGGCTTCGTTGGGGTTTTCTTCGAACCACTCGGAAAGCTTTTCGTTTACCAGACCTTCTACCGCTGGGCGGACTTCGGAGCTGACCAGTTTGTCTTTGGTTTGTGAGGAGAACTTCGGGTCGGGCACCTTGACCGAGAGCACACAAGAGAGGCCTTCGCGCGCGTCATCGCCGGTGAAGGTGACCTTCTCCTTCTTGGCGATACCGCTTTCCTGAGCGTATTTGCCGATGGTGCGGGTGAGGGCGCCACGGAAACCGGCCATATGGGTCCCGCCGTCACGCTGGGGAATGTTGTTGGTAAAGGGCAGAACGGTTTCGTGATAGCTGTCGTTCCACCACATAGCGACTTCGACGACGATATCGTCACGCTCGCCGGTGATATAGATCGGCTCGGGCATCATCGGGGTTTTGTGACGGTCGACGTATTTGACGAATTCCTTGACGCCGCCCTCGTAAAAAAGTTCGGATTTCAGCGGCTCGGCCGGGCGCTCATCAGTGAGGATGATACGGACGCCGGAATTGAGGAAGGCCAGCTCGCGCAGGCGCTTTTCAAGCGTTTCGAATTGGTAGTCGAGGTTCGAGAAGGTATCGAGCGACGCGAGGAAGCGCACCTCGGTGCCTTTGCGGCCGTTGGCATCGCCGACGACGCGCAGGTGTTCGGACGTTTCGCCATGTTCGAATTTGGCGTAGTGCTCTTTGCCATCGCGCCAGATGCGCAGCTCAAGCCAGACGGAGAGCGCGTTGACCACCGAAACACCAACGCCGTGCAGGCCGCCGGAGACCTTGTAGGAGTTGGAGTCGAATTTGCCGCCAGCGTGCAGCTGGGTCATGATGACCTCGGCGGCGGAAACGCCTTCTTCGTCGTGGATTCCGACCGGAATCCCGCGGCCATTGTCAGAGACGGAAACGCTTGAATCCGCATGGATTGTGACGCTGACATGATCGGCGTGACCGGCCAATGCCTCGTCAATGCCGTTGTCGACGACTTCATAGACCATATGGTGCAGGCCCGAGCCGTCATCGGTGTCACCGATATACATGCCGGGACGCTTGCGAACGGCCTCTAACCCTCTGAGAACCTTGATAGAATCGGCACCGTATTCGGGGGATGTTAATTCGTTATCTGACATGCTCGCGGCTTTGCTGTTTTTGTTGGCATTTTATACGATTTTCAGGCGGGAATGTCACGCGCGCACGCCACAATTTCTGGGGTTGGCGCAGAAATCAAATGCAACGGAAAATCCTTTGATCTGCCACAGTTTTTCCCCGCTTGGAGTGCAGAATGAAGGCCACCATGGGAGTGCGCCAAATGATGGCGCGACAGAGCGATAAGGGGCATGTCATGTTGACAAAAATTCTGGCACGGCGCGCGGCCTCGCGGGCGATGCGGATCAAGACGAATGCGCAGAACGAAGAGTTGACGAGCCGAATGGAGCAGATGGGGCAGGCGTTGCGGGTGCGTGACGATACGCTGTGGAATCCGTTTGAAGTGATTGCGACCATTTTCCTGATCATCTTTGCGTTCGGGTTTCTGTTGGGACGGAGCCATTACCTTTTCGTGGTTGAATTGTTTTCCCCAGTCATTGTGATCGGTGCTCTGATCTTGGTCTTTCAGACCGTCAAACGCTGGCGCGGTGGGAGTTTCGGGCTTTTGGTGTGGTCTCTGTTTCGCGGGCGTAGACGGAGCCGTCGCAGATCAGAGCGGGCGCAGCACTGAGGTGCCATCGGTTTCGGTGACTTCCAGATGCTGGGCGCGTTCGCCCAGTTCATCAAACAGTTCAGGGCCGGTGCCTGTCATCCACGCCTGAGCGCCGAGCGCGCAGATTTCGTTATAGAGGGCGGCGCGGCGGGACGCGTCGAGATGGGCGGCGACCTCGTCAAGTAGCAGGATCGGTGATGCGCCGAATTCGCGCGCCAGAGCGCGGGCATTGGCAAGGATGAGCGAGACCAACAGCGCCTTTTGCTCGCCGGTGGAACAATCGCGGGCAGGCACGCCCTTGGCGGCGTAGACGCCATAAAGGTCAGTGCGATGCGGCCCGACAAGGGCGCGCCCGGCGGCGAGGTCGCGAAACCGGGATTCAGCCAGGGCCTCGATCAGGTCGGTCTTGGTTTCAGGCATGGTGCCTTCGCTCTGCATGAGGTCGAGATCGGCGGTGGGAAAGGCAGTTTCGGCTTCCTTCTGGGCTTGTTGAAGTTGCGCCAGGGCGGCGACACGATTGTCGTGGATGGCGGCGCCAGAGGCTGCCATCTGGGCTTCGAGCGCGCCATACCAGTGCGGATCGCGCACCTGATCCTTCAAGAGGCGGTTACGTTCGCGCATGGCCTTTTCATAGGTCAGGGAAAGTTCGGCGTGATCGGGAAAGAAACTGAGCGTCATGCGATCGAGAAAACGGCGGCGGCCTTCTGCGCCTTCGATCCAGAGCCGATCCATCGCCGGAACCAGCCAGAGGATGCGGGCGACGCGGCCAAGCGCGGTTTGCGGTGTGGGTTTGCTGTCGATCCTGACCTGACGCGCGGTGCCGGATTCGGACCAGATTTCGATCTCGTGAGCCTGGTGCAGGCTTTGCAAGATGCCGGTCAGCTTCCAACCCAGCGCTTCGGGGCGGCGCGACATATCGAGCGCAGCGGCGCGGCGCAGGCCGCGTCCGGGGGAGAACAGCGAGACCGCTTCGAGAATGTTGGTTTTGCCCGCGCCATTGGGGCCATAAATCGCCACGGGCCGCGCATCGCATTCGATCAGCGCGTGTTTGTGCGAGCGAAAATGCGACAGGGAAAGGTGTGTGAGCGCGAGAGTCATGTCGCCAGTGCCGGAGTGGGGGCCAGCCCCCACACGTAGGTTTGAGTGGGGGCCAGCCCCCACACCCCCGGGATATTTCGGGCAAGATGAAGCGGCGGGTTTATCTGGATCAGACACGCATCGGCATGACGACATAAATGGCGGAGGTGTCGTTACCTTCGCGCATCAGCGTCGGATCGCCGGCGGAGTTGAACATGAAGACGGCGTTCTCGCGATCAACCTGGCTGGCAATTTCCAGAAGGTATTTGGCGTTGAAGCCGATTTCGAGCCGCTCATCGCCGTAAGCCACGGCAAGTTCTTCTTCGGCCGCGCCACTGTCAGGGGCATTGACCGAGAGCGTGAGCTTGTCTTCTTCGAGTGACAGTTTGACCGCGCGCGAACGTTCTGATGACACTGTGGCGACCCTGTCGACGGCTTTGGCAAACTCGGCAGCGTCAACTTCGAGGCGGCGAGTGTTGCCCGAGGGAATGACGCGCGTGTAGTCGGGAAAGGTGCCGTCAATCACCTTGGACGTCAGGGTGATCTCGGGGGTGGCGAAGCGCACCTTGGTTTCTGAAACCGAGACGGCGATCTTCGTGTCGTCATTGTCGAGAAGCTTGCGCAATTCGCCCACGGTCTTGCGCGGAACGATTACGCCGGGCATGTCGGCGGCACCTTCGGGCAGATCGGCATCAATCCGGGCCAGACGGTGGCCATCGGTGGCCACGCAGCGCAGCACGCGGCCGCCGTCGGATTCGGACACATGCATGTAGACGCCATTGAGGTAATAGCGTGTTTCCTCGGTGGAAATAGCGAATTTCGACTTGTCAAAAAGCCGCCGGAGCATGGGGGCGGGTGCGGTAAAATTCGAGCTGTATTCCGAGCTTGCCATTACCGGGAAATCTTCCTTGGGCAGGGTGGCAAGGTTGAAGTGGGACCGACCGGCTTCGACAGTGAGGCGCCCCGAGGTGCCATCATCGGCCAGTGTGACAAGCGCGCCGTCGGGCAGTTTGCGCACGATCTCGTGCAGCATCACGGCGGACACCGTGGTGGCACCGGCGCGTTCGACCTGGGCGGGAGCCTTGTCGACCACTTCGATATCAAGGTCGGTGGCGCGAAAATGCACATCTGAGCCTTCGGCTTCGATCAGGACGTTGGCGAGGATCGGGATTGTGTTGCGCCGCTCAACGACCGATTGCGCCTGGGCGATGGCCTTCAGCAACACGCTGCGTTCAATGCTGAGTTTCATGCCTCTCACTCCTGATCGTCTGGCCTGATCGTCTGGTCTGGACCACTGGGCCGGGATGGGCACCCTAGCGGGTTCCACCTTTGGCACAAGTGCTTTTTGAGTGTTTTCGGGCGGAACGTGCGGGACGTCAAGGGGGCTCGTCTGCCTTTACGGGCGCGTTCGGGCCGTCTTGCGACCGGGATGCCGGGCGCGTCCCGCCGCGATTGGTGTCAGGCTTCGAGTTGGCGGCGCAGAAGTTCGAGATCTTCTTCGATCTGGGCATCCTGAGCGCGCAGTTCTTCGATGCGGCGCACACCGTGCATTACGGTGGTGTGATCACGCCCGCCAAAGTGACGCCCGATTTCGGGGAGTGAGCGCGACGTAAGCTGTTTACACAGATACATTGCAACCTGTCGGGGGCGGGCGAAATTGCGCACCCGTTTGGGGCCGACCATTTCGGCCAACCGGATATTATAGTGCCGGGCAACCTGTTTCTGGATCTCTTCGATGCTGATCTTGCGTTCGGAGGCGCGCAGGATGTCGGCGAGGCAATCCTGGGCAAGTTCCAACGTGATCTCGCGACCGACAAGCGACGCGAAGGCGAAGAGCCGGGTCAGCGCGCCTTCGAGCACGCGGACGTTGGTACTGATCCGATGGGCAAGAAATTCGAGCACGCCATCGGCCAGGGCGAGTGTGGGATATTGCTCGCGCTGGGTGACGACCTTGGATTGCAGGATGCCGAGGCGCAATTCGTAGTCAGTGGGATGCAGATCTACCACGAGACCACATTGCAGGCGGCTCTTGATGCGGTTTTCGAGATCCTTGATTTCGCCCGGCGCGCGATCGCCGGAAATGACGATCTGGCGGTTCTGATCTACCAACGCGTTGAATGTATGGAAGAATTCTTCCTGGGTGCTGTCTTTGCCCGCGATGAATTGCACATCATCAACCATCAGGACATCGACCGAGCGGAAGAGTTCCTTGAAATCCATCATCCGGCGTTCGCGCAGGGCCTGCACGAAGCGGTACATGAATTGTTCGGCGGATAGATAAAGCACGTTGAGATCAGGGCGGCGGGTTGTCAGCTCATGTGCGATGGCGTGCATCAGGTGGGTCTTGCCCAGGCCGACGCCGCCGTAAAGGAAGAGCGGATTGAACGTGGTCGGGCCGCCTTCGGCGACGCGTTTGGCTGCGGCGTGTGCCAGCTCGTTGGGTTTGCCGACCACGAAGCTTTCGAAAGTAAAGCGCGGATCGAGCGGAGCGGCGGGCAGAAGATCATCGCGGGCTGTTGTGGTGGCCTGAACAGGCGCCGCAGCGGATGCGGTGCGCGTGGCGGGTTTGGCGGCAGGTTTGGGTGAGGCGGCGGAGGAGGCGGGCACATCGAACCGGACGCGACGCACATCGACGCCGGCATTGGACAGTTGGTAGAGGATCACCTCGCCGAAGTTCTGGCGGACATAGTTGCCAACAAAGCTGGTCGGGACATGGAACGTGGCGACGCCATCGCTGAGGGTGTCAAATTCGAGAGGTTCAATCCAGGTCTTGAAGTTGTTCGTGCCGATGGTTTCCAAAAGAGCTTGTTGAACCTGCCCCCATTGATCCTGCGTCATTTTATCCCCGATCCGCATTCATTGCTTCAAACACTACGTCACTCACACTCAACCGGCTGCAATCCCGGCTGGAACCCTCGTTTCCGGATCAAGAACAACACTTCATGGCACTGCCAAGGCGGCAATGCGCAGAATTGTCCGATCAGGACCGGCTTACACGACCTCTGCAATCTCGTTTGTCGCGACCGATTTCCACCCCTGGGATCGGCTGCGCGGTCTTGCAGAACCGCAAACATTCTATTTGGACAAGGCAGCGCCGGAGTTCCGGCATGCGACTACTAATTCATCCCGAATGGATCGAGATTGGCAGTGGTCAGTTCAGGTCTTGTCCCCCCAAGTCAAAGCGACTCGCAGGGACGAAATTAGCAACAGCCAGCGGCCCTGGGCAACGAAACTTCGCGCTTGACTCGGATATTTCATACAAAGAATCTCGGAACCCCTTATGGGTCAACGAAATAAGGGGTAAGCGCAAAAAGGGGCGCTCTTGCAGGAGCGCCCCTTTTTAGGAATTTATCCGAGAATCGGTTTAGGCGAGGGCTTTGACGCGGGCCGAGAGGCGCGACATTTTGCGCGCTGCCGTGTTCTTGTGGAAGATGCCTTTGCTGACGCCGCGCATCAATTCGGGCTGAGCGTCGCGCAGGGCGCTTTGGGCTGCGCTCTTGTCGCCCGAGGCGATGGCTTCTTCAACCTTGCGGATAAAGGTACGAATGCGCGAACGGCGCGCTTTGTTGATGGCGAAACGTTGCTCGTTCTGGCGAGCGCGTTTTTTGGCTTGGGGCGAATTTGCCATGGGTGGCCCTTTCTAGTTCGGTTCAAACGGTTTCGCACGTAGATACCCGAACGGGCCAACCCCGATAGATCGGGGGCTGATTCTTGCCAAAGCGGGCATCACGCGCATGTCTGGACGCTTGATACCGATCTGGCCGGGAATTGCAATTGAGAATGTGAAGCGGTGGGCGGAATGGTGTCGCAGGGTGACGCCCCGGAAATGAAAGGCAGGAACCCTCGCACTTTCCACGTGTGTGTATTCTCTCATCAGTTGAATTGACTCGTGCCTCCATCCCGGCAAACGTGATCTCGTGCCACATTCAAATACCTGCGCTTGAGATTGGCATGTGTGCCTTTTCTTCTTTGTAAACAGATTGTGACGGGTGAGTGATGGGTGGAAATGGTGATAATCACGGTGAGATAGCGCGCCGGGTGCAGGGCATTCTTGAAGAGCTGGATCCCGAGCGGCGGCTGGCATTGTCACGCCAACTCCGCTCTGAAATGTGGGATTTGGTGAGCGCAGAAGACCGCGCGCGCCTTCTCGAGGGGAAGATTGAGATTTCCCCGGACGGGCTCAGGCTGAGACAAGTGAAGTAACGCAGGATTTCGGCGGCCAGGGGCATTATAGGAAAAGCGCCCGGTCTCGGGAGAGACGTCGGGCGCTTTTGTATCGTTCAAAGCTGCGCGGGTGGCAGGTTTTAGCGATCGCGGAATTGGGCTTCGCGTTTTTCCATGAAGGCGGACATGCCTTCCTTCTGGTCCTCGGTAGCGAAGAGCGAATGGAACACACGACGCTCAAAGAGCAGTCCTTCGCGCAGCGTGGTTTCGTAGGATCGGTTTACCGATTCTTTGACAGCCATGACCGTGATCATGCTTTTCTCGGCAATCTTGGCCGCGGCGCCCATAGCTTCTTCCATCAGCTTCTTGGCAGGCACCACGCGCGATACCAGCCCGGCGCGTTCGGCCTCTTCCGCATCCATGAAGCGCCCGGTGAGGTTCATGTCCATTGCCTTGGACTTGCCGATGAGACGAGTCAGGCGCTGGGTGCCGCCAAGGCCCGCCATGACGCCGAGATTGATCTCGGGCTGGCCGAATTTGGCGGTGTCTGCGGCGATCAGGAAATCGCAAAGCATTGCCAATTCGCATCCGCCGCCAAGGGCATAGCCCGCTACGGCGC
This window of the Rhodobacteraceae bacterium LMO-JJ12 genome carries:
- the dnaA gene encoding chromosomal replication initiator protein DnaA, which encodes MTQDQWGQVQQALLETIGTNNFKTWIEPLEFDTLSDGVATFHVPTSFVGNYVRQNFGEVILYQLSNAGVDVRRVRFDVPASSAASPKPAAKPATRTASAAAPVQATTTARDDLLPAAPLDPRFTFESFVVGKPNELAHAAAKRVAEGGPTTFNPLFLYGGVGLGKTHLMHAIAHELTTRRPDLNVLYLSAEQFMYRFVQALRERRMMDFKELFRSVDVLMVDDVQFIAGKDSTQEEFFHTFNALVDQNRQIVISGDRAPGEIKDLENRIKSRLQCGLVVDLHPTDYELRLGILQSKVVTQREQYPTLALADGVLEFLAHRISTNVRVLEGALTRLFAFASLVGREITLELAQDCLADILRASERKISIEEIQKQVARHYNIRLAEMVGPKRVRNFARPRQVAMYLCKQLTSRSLPEIGRHFGGRDHTTVMHGVRRIEELRAQDAQIEEDLELLRRQLEA
- a CDS encoding SRPBCC family protein; this translates as MQFTTREDIEAPIEYVFGVVSDFEGFQRQAMRRGAEVARCDDLSAPGAGMRWDAAFPFRGKRREIKIEMVDYIPPNQMVFASQMTGMSGVLSMDLLALSRGRTRLDMTIEMKPQSLSAKLLVQSMKLARSSLNKRFKVRVAEFAKTTEDRFQRTV
- the dnaN gene encoding DNA polymerase III subunit beta, with the protein product MKLSIERSVLLKAIAQAQSVVERRNTIPILANVLIEAEGSDVHFRATDLDIEVVDKAPAQVERAGATTVSAVMLHEIVRKLPDGALVTLADDGTSGRLTVEAGRSHFNLATLPKEDFPVMASSEYSSNFTAPAPMLRRLFDKSKFAISTEETRYYLNGVYMHVSESDGGRVLRCVATDGHRLARIDADLPEGAADMPGVIVPRKTVGELRKLLDNDDTKIAVSVSETKVRFATPEITLTSKVIDGTFPDYTRVIPSGNTRRLEVDAAEFAKAVDRVATVSSERSRAVKLSLEEDKLTLSVNAPDSGAAEEELAVAYGDERLEIGFNAKYLLEIASQVDRENAVFMFNSAGDPTLMREGNDTSAIYVVMPMRV
- a CDS encoding enoyl-CoA hydratase, yielding MAFETIIVDIEDHICLIKLNRPDALNALNDQLLTELAQAMTEAQKNDKVRCIVLTGSDKAFAAGADIKMMSEKSFTDVFLDDLFTPETDAIQRVRKPIIGAVAGYALGGGCELAMLCDFLIAADTAKFGQPEINLGVMAGLGGTQRLTRLIGKSKAMDMNLTGRFMDAEEAERAGLVSRVVPAKKLMEEAMGAAAKIAEKSMITVMAVKESVNRSYETTLREGLLFERRVFHSLFATEDQKEGMSAFMEKREAQFRDR
- the gyrB gene encoding DNA topoisomerase (ATP-hydrolyzing) subunit B produces the protein MSDNELTSPEYGADSIKVLRGLEAVRKRPGMYIGDTDDGSGLHHMVYEVVDNGIDEALAGHADHVSVTIHADSSVSVSDNGRGIPVGIHDEEGVSAAEVIMTQLHAGGKFDSNSYKVSGGLHGVGVSVVNALSVWLELRIWRDGKEHYAKFEHGETSEHLRVVGDANGRKGTEVRFLASLDTFSNLDYQFETLEKRLRELAFLNSGVRIILTDERPAEPLKSELFYEGGVKEFVKYVDRHKTPMMPEPIYITGERDDIVVEVAMWWNDSYHETVLPFTNNIPQRDGGTHMAGFRGALTRTIGKYAQESGIAKKEKVTFTGDDAREGLSCVLSVKVPDPKFSSQTKDKLVSSEVRPAVEGLVNEKLSEWFEENPNEAKIIVGKIVEAALAREAARKARDLTRRKNPMDMNFLSSKLKDCSDKDPANTELYLVEGDSAGGSAQTGRDRKTQAILPLKGKILNVERARFDRMLGSQEIGNMVMALGTGIGRDEFDISKLRYHKIVIMTDADVDGAHIRTLLLTFFYRQMPELIEGGYLYIAQPPLYKVSRGKSEVYLKDQAEMDNYLIQQGIDGAVLKLGNGSEMAGQDLARVVDEARQLRRVLEAFPTHYPHHILEQAAIAGAFVPGAIDTDLQGVADKVAERLNLIALEYEKGWQGRITQDHGIRLARILRGVEEVRTLDGPMLRSGEARKTGSFTKSLQEVYTTTARLTRKEREQLIQGPLDLLNAILQEGEKGLTLQRYKGLGEMNPDQLWETTLDPDARTFLQVKIDDTAEADDLFTKLMGDVVEPRREFIQQNALSVENLDF
- the recF gene encoding DNA replication/repair protein RecF, yielding MTLALTHLSLSHFRSHKHALIECDARPVAIYGPNGAGKTNILEAVSLFSPGRGLRRAAALDMSRRPEALGWKLTGILQSLHQAHEIEIWSESGTARQVRIDSKPTPQTALGRVARILWLVPAMDRLWIEGAEGRRRFLDRMTLSFFPDHAELSLTYEKAMRERNRLLKDQVRDPHWYGALEAQMAASGAAIHDNRVAALAQLQQAQKEAETAFPTADLDLMQSEGTMPETKTDLIEALAESRFRDLAAGRALVGPHRTDLYGVYAAKGVPARDCSTGEQKALLVSLILANARALAREFGASPILLLDEVAAHLDASRRAALYNEICALGAQAWMTGTGPELFDELGERAQHLEVTETDGTSVLRPL
- the rpsT gene encoding 30S ribosomal protein S20, which codes for MANSPQAKKRARQNEQRFAINKARRSRIRTFIRKVEEAIASGDKSAAQSALRDAQPELMRGVSKGIFHKNTAARKMSRLSARVKALA
- the nudC gene encoding NAD(+) diphosphatase codes for the protein MKIAETVTFGGSGLDRAAHIRGDAAALEAAKRDAGAQSLVLWRGKPLLRGDGRTQLVKLKMGHALFGETKVPPIFLGLEEENTPIFAHDVSGWEPEALNREEMGVFVDQTEQQHPLGPEDAAFCELRGVMARLGARDAELIVTAKAMFSWHRSHRFCAKCGTRSEMILAGWQRQCPKCNAQHFPRTDPVVIMLITRGNRVLMGRSPGWPEGMFSLLAGFVEPGETIEGAVRREVMEESGIRVGPVSFLSDQPWPYPSSLMIGCRGEALNEDIVIDPTEIEDAAWFTREEITDAFAGNNPRLKPARKGAIAHFLLWNWLADRLD